The Toxotes jaculatrix isolate fToxJac2 chromosome 14, fToxJac2.pri, whole genome shotgun sequence genomic interval GTTGACAAACATGTCGCTGTCCGTCTTCATGACATAGCTGGCCTGTGGACAGTGCATCGCCACCCAGTTCATTCCCATCAATGTCTTTATGGTCAGGTTTTTGTAGGAATCCAGAAAGTCCTGCTGAATGATATCATGATGCCTTTGGCTCTCAGCTTCTAGCATCTTTTGCTGTAAAAGTCCTAGTTCTCCCTCATTTTTCCCCAACATGAAGAGCCGAATGAATCCCAGAGCAGGGGCAACACTCTCATTCCCCCATGTCTGGCGTATGGCGTTCCTTTCCTCCACCTTCCTCGCCTCAGTGGCTATCAGTAACACCAGAAATGGCGTggctctgctctgcacacaTTTGTCTGGCTCATTGATGATATAAGGGAAGGGCCCACGAGTTATTGTGCCTCCATGGTCTCCCTCTTCACTTTGGCTTGTATTGGCTGCCAGTGTGTCCTCAAAATCTTGGTCTTGTTGATGAGACAAGACGCCTTTGCTCTCATGGGAGCTGATGTTAGCGTCGTCCTCGAAAATTGGCTGAGAAACAATGACAAACCTCCACATTGAATGTTGGGAGGTGTTCAGTTTGGGTTTGGCAGCATGAAATACTCCACCTCCGTACACCACAGGATGATCTCTCCACCACGGCATACCTGTGAGCCTAGGCAGCCACACCTGGTTGACCAGAAAGATCAGTACACCCAACAGTGAGACGATATAGAAAAGTTTAGCTGTGTGCATACAGCGGTGGCGCCGTCTCCACAGCATGGTTCTGCTTGTGACTGTTCACTCAGTCATTACGCTCATAAGGTCACTGATCAGCAGCTTCTGACCAGGTCCTGGTCCCTGGCGATGAAGCCAAGTTTATGTGGTGGGTTGGCCCTGTGTTGATATCTCGTTTCTGTATGTGTAAATCTCTTTGCTGTTGTCCAGAGATTGCCtaggaaacagaggaggataTAATTGATCAATAAAATAGATAAAGCACGTCTCACAATCACATTAAAGTTGCTGTAATTAATATGTTGTTATTTGCAATGGGTAGAATATCTACACTACATGAACGtacacacatttatgttttgttttttgtttgtcaccTCTCTCAttactttgctgtttttggCTTGCAAAACGCTCTAAGAAGCCATGGTatgctacctgcccagcaccacaAGAAAGATAGACAAAGTTGCCAACAAGCTGGTGAACATTTAGCAGCCAGATACTTTTTTCATGAGTTGATAGAGACTGCAAGAGCAATGAAAGGAGCGTGAATACTGCACTTACATtcaccaggtggccagaaacataaCCTAAAAGGTGACAAAATGTCACTGTTGTTTACAGCTCGTTTCCACTGTCCTCAGGTTGTATAAAAATCTGTTGTTGCTCTTTTAAGATTAGTTTTTTGTCCCAGTCTTCAATTTGTATCCACCAGAGGTATCTCCTCTGGTGTTAGAATAtgtaaagaaaataacagtAGGAGATTGTATAATTAATTTGTCCCTTTATCTTTAAATGAAATTTGTTTCATATAGTGGATACATGTagtattttacatttcaaatgtaataCACTGAATTAAGGTTGAATTTTGACATAAAATCCATGTTCCTTCCTGGTTTGATTAATTCCCGGAGGCTCTGCAGGTGACTAACATCATAATGTTGGATAACTAACTGCAGTAAATCAAGACAGGTCAACCGACTATTCTGTCACAAAAGGTTCATGTTTACACAGAAAGGCTAATGTAGAACAAAATAACTACGTATTTTTCTAGACTTATTTACTTTAACAGCTTAAAACTTTATATACTGAAACTTGATTTAGGCCTCATAAACTTCAGCTGTTTGGTTAAAGGGATTTCTTATATTGTTGCTTTCAGAGCACAACAGAACAGAGCTATGTTCTGTTTTCACAACTTTACTTTCCTTTGCTCTTGAGCAGAGTTCAGATGAGGAATGGTTATAGAAGAAACAGCCTATGTTTGCATGCTGCTAGCACCCTGAAGTGGAGTGtgttctcagtttttttttttaactgaattaCAAACTACCCTCTTAAAGGACCCCAACAAGACAAAGAACGGTTTGTGAGAGCTCACAGAAGCACTGAAAAGACTTATGTTAGATGTCTTACCTGCCGTTGCATCTATAGAAATGGAAACCAGTGTTCTGTCTTGTCCTTTAAAAACTGACACACCCTTCATATCCTGTCTAGCATAAAAACTGATAATTGATTTTGCAGCAGGAagtatttctttttgtgtaGCTATGTGttgatttgcattttcattttaacccTTCACAACATAAGCTCACCCTTTTTAATCAGAGTACTCGTCTCTTCCTGGTATCCACCATTCTTGGATTTGATAGATTGCAGTCCTCATCCACTGATCGCTCTCTTGGTCTTGGTCTGCTCTGTGCACCAAGCCAAATCACAGTCATTGGAGCTTGACGGCTTAGATCCTCAGTAATTTCCTTTACGACGTGTGGCAGATAAACCTCTTTGTTTACTCAGGAAGTAAAAGTAATAGTTTTTCATCATTGGTCAGTTGGAAATTTAGTGCTTTTCCAGATATTTGTAGCAGTGTACCACATGCATGCACCGGGGTGTCTGTGTGCATCGGCAGAACATGTGCCAGAGCTCGAGTGTtgcagtctctctgtctgtcttggcGCATTGTCCCCAGAGGCTTGATGCTTGACGgtgctgccgccgccgccgctgctgcatCTGGCCAGAGGAAGGATAAAGTCGGTAGACAGTTAGCCCCATGGCCTTTCTCGCCAAATTGTGAAAATCAAAGCAGTGGTGGATAGATCGGGTTAATCCTTGCTTGATGCGTAAGCCTTcagtctctctgtttgtccagCCTTTCTTCTAATTTCAATGCTGATGCTTATTTCCTCTcattcttctccttcctctaaTTCACATGCTCGCATGTTAACTTCCCTCCCCCATGtgccttttctccttttttttggtttccatTTTCCTCTTCCCACCCTCCTCGTTCAGCGGCCCCTCTGTGCCGTCGTTGTGTTGTCTGTGAGAGGGCTAGAAGGGTGAAAACAGCgggggaggagaaagatgaaCAGGAAGCAGTGCTGTGAGTTGTGTGTTCATTCTGCAAGGCAGCTCCAGGCTTGGTGGCAGTACGCTCTCCCACCACGTCACgccgtctctgctgctgttgctgactGCTCTGTCGAAGGGGTGGGGGATAGTGGGCTCCTGACCTATTTGTATTCACGCCCACTCTCCAGAAAGAGCAATAAACCATTATCTCAATTTGACATGCTGTGAAATaagaggaaagcagagagatgTTAAAGGGGTTGCCAGTTGCCTAATCTGACTGAAAGACTGCGAATGTCATCCTCTTGCATCCTCTTGCTTGAGCAATAGTGGACAGTGCAACTCAAAACCTCATGTTAGTCGCAGTCTTTAATGTGTTTCTGCCAGTCTGATGTGCTGGACAATGATTAGaacagataattaaaacaatCTTTCCGCTACGCTCATTCAGTTGTGTTGGTCTCATGCCTGAATTTTCATATTCGAGCATTGTCATTTTAATTCTACCACAGTATGACTGGGAgcaatgttttgatttttttttttttttttgtttttttttttttgtgctttttttagttattttttttcccagaggaAGGCAGGGGAAGGGGGTGGTGGTTTTTGCATGCTTGCCCACAGGCAGTCACGATCCCTTCAGCTGCACTCTGGTCACCTCCTAACAGGCTTGCACAGCTTTTCATATTCAAGTGTCTGTACTCAAGTTTAATCTattatctatatatctatctattaTCTATAAGTTAACAAACCTAGGTAAAGGTGAAGTGccctttattaaaataaaaattgaaaagtACCTCTCTGAGCAGACATACCTTTATTTGCTGGCCAATAAATGGATACTTGGATTCTCCAAGAACCGATTCCTTTGCTTTGTTACGGTGTTGGTCCATCTGCTTTGAGGTTGGAATATAAAAATTTAGATtgaaggggtttttttttttcacaaatccaaacaaatttttgagattaaatgaatatgttttatagAAACTGTCAGGGTTTTTCAGATGgtctggttgttgttttttttttatctaagtTGGAGATTGTACATTATAAATCACAATCTTTTCATGACACTGATATAAATGACTCTGTGTTGACAGTacagacaaactgttttcatgACAGATAAtacctattattattattgttattattattgttgttgttgttgttgttgttgctggcaGTGTTACAATGAAGTGAGCCAGACTTCTTTAAGGTATACAAGTATTGGATTTATAGGATTTTTGCATCATTTTGATGGCTGCCATCCACCTTGACAGTTCCTGTTGCGGCTTTCTTTTCACCTTGCAGTCCcgtaaatactgtatattaaaaTTGTAACGTGGAGCAGAGGATCTCTTGCGGAATGTAATATCAACGGAGAGAAAATACAAGCACCCGGACTGCAGACAAGCAGTTTATCTGTAATTGGCAGTGATcctgcagtgctgctgataGTCTCTGCCCTGCAGCAAGTGTGATgggagcagagaaaataaatttatttgCTACTCATCTCGAGACCTTGGGGCGCTCTAATTGTGAACGGTGGattgtttatatttcatttatgtTACTGTTAAAGTGCTGACAATGTGCAGATGCTATTTTCTAAACCTCAGCTGtggcacagagctgctgttttccaaATGCTCAGTGGTTTTGACATCAGGATTGCTTGGATTGAGCAGGGATGTGGGGCTCTTGGCTCCTTCAGAAGAATTTTAATTGCTGATTTTAGAGGACAGTCTAAATTAATCCTATAAAATattcacacactgttcattattttttactgGGAAACATGGCTTCAATAATTTATACCAAGAGACCTCTTGTGCATGTTAACAGAGGCTATACACAGGTCTCTTACATGCATGAAACTAAGCAAATTATCAGTATTAGTTTGTATCATGTCCCAACTCaaatatttttatacattttttagggtttcaaaaatgtttgaaccgatttttgtatttcttcatTTATGAAGCAGCAGTGCTAAAACTGAGTGTGATACAgattctcaaatgtgagaattttttCACACGATTTTAAAATTTTAGAATTCTTTTTGATCCTACATgtaacagctttttttcccttttgttgtCAAGTCAGTTAATAAAAATTGCAACGTCGTCCTTACTTTTGCAAAATTTATTATGCGTTTAGCTCTGTGCTCAGCCTTTGCATAAACCTGTCTCTGGGATAACTGCTGCTTGTGTGACATAGCTGTGCTGCATTGTATTGCTGCTTCTAAATTCTGGGACTGTCACCGCTCCTCAGCCACAGGCCAGCCACGTCTGCATGTTTCTTTAGCTCCTCTATCCGCCTGAGCTCCAGCCTCAGGGGGTGTCACTGGATTACTGTTAGACTATGACGCCTAATATGACCCCCTGTAAAGCCCCCCCCTCCTCGTCAAACACATGACTATACATATGCtttctcacacacgcacacttctCTACAGGGAATCAATAGTGACCTGCAGGGAGCGGAGGATGAGCAGTTATCCACAAAGCACATGGAAAAAGGGTCACAGCCTTTAAATGGAACTTGCCCCCTTTTTCCCATAATTCAACTGTTTTCTTGATCTACATTTTCCTCTTAGACTGTACTTGACTAATGTTCGACTTCTAACAAGACTAGGTCAAAGCCTAGTATATGGCTGGACCGCCCTttactctctgtgctcacatatacagtaatttaataaaGTTGTTAtcttatttacatgtttttctggtTCTGTGGTCAGACACTGAAACAAATATGAAATAGTGACTGAGACGTGGCCCATCAAGAtgacatgttaaccagcagtcacttccacGCCAtgtccaagctgctgctctgctggtggtcctggtcctggtttTATAACCTCGACATCGTCTGagaaaatcaccacacacataagTTAAAGACAAAGGCTGTATTCACGTTAGCGTCGAGAGATAAAGCCCGACCTCACGCTCGCTGGGCGACATTGGCTACTCTAGTCTGGGGTAAATAGTAAAGGTTTGTCCAAAAAAGTTGCTGGATTTATTGCTAGGTGCTTTTCACCAATGACTTAATGAGTATTTATTTGGATTAGGCCTTTGAACTCACATGCACAGCAACACAGATAACAAAACAAGCTTTGCCTAATGttgctgcagcattttcttTGTGACAGACTTACAGCAtagtgtgtttatgtatatgacctttacatgttgtgttttccagGAAGGAGCATCTGCTCGGAAGGCTCAGACCCCAGCTCTGCAGCCTGTCCCACGCCCAGGTCAGTATTTAATTCAAAACGCCTACATACATTCATGCATATGTCTTGTGACAATGTTTTACTGAAAGTTGCCTAGTTCCAGTGCATGTTATTGTGTATTAGatagaggaagtgagagaggaagTTTTAGGACAAAATAAgtttaaacacaaatacaagtgTTTTTTCTTATGTTGCAGTCTTATCCTCTTTATCTACTTCATGCATTCCTTTTCATTTGGGAAGAACAGGGAAAATCCCACAGCTTGATGAAAAACTAAATTACATGCTGGAACAAAGCCGCTTTTATTCTCATGTgcactttcattttttcccctttcacttcctttttctcactttctcagtGGTCggtttgtttgtctgctgcagCACCTTCAATTTCACTCACTATCCTCTGTAACCCTGACCTCTCACTGGGCTTGCTTGTGTTTTACATCTTTACCATCCCTCGTGGCTGAGGGAGTTTTCTTTCCCAGCGCTGCCTGTCAGTAAATCCTGGGCAGACGTCTGCACGTGTCAGTCATTTGGATTTCCTGCCCATAGCTTCAGCAGGAAGAGTTCAGAGGAGAAAACTAACACTGGCCCGACCAGTCAGTCAGTAATCGTTTTCTGACCCTAGCAGCTGCTACACCTGAGATTTTGTGGTTCTAACAGATTTCCTTTGTTCACATCCGTTTGGAATTAGGCATGATGAGGTGGTGCATTTAAGGTCCACAGCCAAAACATGCTACCTCATTTGCTCAATAAATTATTACTTGGAAAAATTGCTTGGTCATAGTTTCTGTAAGGTTGACTTTTGCCACACATGGCATATTTACACATGACCATACCACAAATATGTACATTATGTTTGGAAAAAACTGCCTCCGTGAAAGGGACTTTTGTTTGGAGAGAAGAATCCCACCTCTGTTTGACTCCTCAGCAAACACTGACCCAAGGTTCTCCACCacattttttactttcatttttctgaGAAAGTCTGAGAGCACAACAAAGCAGCGCCagtctgtgtgagtttgtgagaCTGGTCGACTGGGATCGTTTTGCcccacagcagtgacagagattAACAGCTCAACCTTTGAAACAAACTAATTGCATCCTAGAGCTCTTTTGTATCTGCTATATTTTATATCTATGCTTTATATTATTTCTATTTTGTAAAACCATCACTGGCATTAATATTTATACTTTAATCTATGAGTGAGTGATCCATTTTCATGCTTTACTTGGAATATGATCTCTTATTTGGGGGGgcttttttgttatatttggcATTGTTTAATTGTGATTGTCaatgtcttttttgttgttgttaaaggttttatttgtgtttatattgttttaATGTCATTGCCCTTGAAAAGCCCATGGTACATCTGAAAGGGTTTTTCCTAGTAATGAATTTCCAACATCTTCAGTCAGTACTTTACTTTTTAtcaaaatctttgtttttggggggttttCAGAGTTAAATGTACAAACAATATATTGCCTGACATCCATACATCCAGCTAAAGCATTTAATATATGTGTACATTAATAATTGCAGTTAAGTAGCTAGTGTAGTCCTTCAATCCTCCAATCCTGTTACAGTCATTTAAAACCGatatttaatgttgtttgtgGAAACAGTAATCCTAACAGGAGTAACCTACAGCAGTGGAACAGCAAAGCAGTTTAACTGCTTTGCTGTTCCACTGCAAAGCAGTTAAAGCAGTTTAACTGAGAATCACGTGTAGCATATTTTTTCCTGCTCCGTGAACTTTAATTCTATCtatcatgtgtttgtgtttataaatgtttttcacatatttcttttcctttttctgtctagTTTCACAAGCCAGACCTCCACCAAATCAGAAGAAAGGTACAGTAGATAATATCCCGTTGGCATAGATACAAACTGTTTACTGTACcttgtaaacatgtaaacaatgtaaacattacattatggaaatgtcttttttttatcatcaccCTGGGTTAATATGATTTCCTGTAACTGCCTTTGATTAACTATCTGTCCAATGCTTTATCTCTGACTGATGTTATCTCTGTTATTGTGACTTTTCTCGACAGGGTCCCGGAcacccatcatcatcatcccggCTGCCACCACCTCGCTCATCACAATGCTCAATGCCAAGGATCTTCTGCAGGATCTAAAGTCAGTATATATACTATTGCACTTTTGAAAATTCTTTTAATGCCCTCACTGTTATGCTGAAGTGTAACACTGAGATGCTATTGTTGGTTTTTGGTGGCAAAGAATGAATTGTGTTTGTGAAACTACTACAAACATACCAAATCATATTTCTCAGGGGGATTTGGTGAAGGTACATGAAGTCAGCTTCAGGTTAACAAACTCACAAGAGGAcaaacggacacacacacagagatggttTGGTGTGTCCAAACCAAATCATCTCAGAGATGATTTGGTTAACCAAACCATCTCAcactctttctgtgtgtgtgtgtgtgtgtgtgtgtgtgtgtgtgtgtgtgtgtgtgtgtgtgtgtgtgtgtgtgtgtgtgtgtgtgtgtgcgcgcacccAAGTGTGCAAGATAGATAAAGCCAACTGCTTACCTCCTCCTAACTGCACAGGAGATATGTTTATCTACAGCGTACAGCGTACTGATGACTGATGTTGAAATGACTAATACATTTTTGCACACCTGCCATATTATAAAATATACCTCTTCACTTTAATGATTGAGCATCATTACATTAAATCAAGTTGGTTCAGGACAGTTCACATTACTGTGCAGCCGGCACTGAAAAAAGATACCACGAGAGCCAGGCAGAGAGCTAGCAAACGAGCATCCCAAAAGTATGAAATGCCACTTTGGAAGAATCCACCACCCAAACTCTTTATATACAGGTTATCTTCTGTCTTACTGCAGCTCCAGCATCATGTGGATATTTCCAAAGCTTGTCAGACTTGCCATTACATCTACAGTTGGACAGTTGGTGCTGGGGACAGGGATTTAGTCTGAATGTAATGGATgtgtttaagtaaaaaaaaaaaaagtgtgacagTGGCACAGTGAAATGAGATAAAGTGAAAACTCAAAGTTCCGATATCATATATAGTATGCataatcatatatatatatataatttctgtttttttttttgtttgtttgttttttccctaCTAGGTTTGTCACATccgaagaaaagaagaaagggggCATCCAGCGCGACAATGAGGTTCTTCTTCAGAGGCGCAAAGACCAGATCCAGCCAGGtggaacaacactgagtgtcacGGTGCCGTACCGTGTCATTGACCAGCCTCTCAAACTGGCTCCGCAGGACTGGTGAGCACAGGAACTTTTATGTGGAGAAAACCAGCAAAGTCTCTGAGGCTGGCATAGCGTGAACGTTTCTAGCTGAATAACTTTTAACGTTTACTGTGAGCCGGTCTGATGAAGGTACAAAGTCTTTTTCAACTTGAACTTTCTTGGGATGGGCAGTTTCAGAGGTACAGCCTGTTGTTTGCCTTAGTCATAGCGTGAAACAACCAAACGTCAGATCACTCTTCAGACGACCCATTACAAATATGACCAATATGACTTAGGAGTACACATACAGCCTGTGTAACAAGCAAAAATGTAGTTCATGAGGATATTTCAGCATCTGTGTTGTCTAATTGGTACAAAACACTGGCCCCTCTGTTGTCCCAGTCCTTCGTTTTAGATTTATAAGAGGAGAgtggacttttcttttttcattttctcacagttCTGTTTTCATAGTTTCATTGTTTACACCCACCGTTGGG includes:
- the LOC121192953 gene encoding beta-1,3-galactosyltransferase 2-like, coding for MLWRRRHRCMHTAKLFYIVSLLGVLIFLVNQVWLPRLTGMPWWRDHPVVYGGGVFHAAKPKLNTSQHSMWRFVIVSQPIFEDDANISSHESKGVLSHQQDQDFEDTLAANTSQSEEGDHGGTITRGPFPYIINEPDKCVQSRATPFLVLLIATEARKVEERNAIRQTWGNESVAPALGFIRLFMLGKNEGELGLLQQKMLEAESQRHHDIIQQDFLDSYKNLTIKTLMGMNWVAMHCPQASYVMKTDSDMFVNTEYLIYNLLRPELKPKKNYFTGNNMRGFAPNRNINSKWYMPPELYPGEKYPTFCSGTGYVFSGDLARKIYQASLSIRHLHLEDVYVGICLAKLQIEPTPPPNEFLFNHWRVSYSSCKYSHLITSHGFHPNELLKYWHHLQNNKRNACINTLKERVGRTHRMHGKKQAQ